In Chitinophaga sp. H8, the sequence TGCCGCCAGTCTTGGTCAACTGCTATCCTGTAATCACCTGTATAATCAGTTTATAATTATCGGTGATCCGGCAAAGAAGATCCAGCAGCTGGAAAAAAAGCGGCTGCGACTTCAGTCCTTATCTGCATACAGCCGAAGCAATGCTGTTGCAAGGGATGCTGTCAATGCTTTTTTGCAGGAAGCTGTAAGTGACCAGCGTTTGCCGGTAAAGGCACATTTCAATTTATGTACCTGGTCTGCGGATAAAAATGAGCTGAAAGATATCAGGAACCAGGTGGCAACGGCATTTTCCGCGCTTGACGCCTCTGCCAAGCAGGAAACCATAGGCGGTCCCCAGCTTTATTGGGCGGGGATACCAGGTAACGAGGGAGATTTCCCACAAAATGACTGTTTCGATTCCTTCTGTGAACAGGCATGTTGCTTCCTGAGTTTAGAGACAGCCTATAAAAGCAGCATCAGTCCCTACGGTATCCGGCTGGGTGACAGGCAGACGGGAAAGCCACTGCACGTAGACATTACCCATGAGCCTATGAAGCTATCGCAGATAGCCAACAGGAATAAAATTGTTATAGGTGGTAGTGGTAGCGGTAAGAGCATGTTCATGCAGTCGTTGCTTCGGAATTACTACGAACAGGGAGCGCATGTAGTGATCTTGGACGTTGGTGGTAGCTATGCCGGCTTGTGTAAACTGGTAAATGGTTATTATTTCAGTTATACAGAGGAATCCCCGATCAAGTTTAATCCGTTCTTCATATCCGAGCATGATACCCTGGACATCGAAAAAAAAGAATCGATCAAAACCTTGTTATTGTCGCTATGGAAACGAGAGAGCGAAACATTCAACCAGTCAGAATATGTGGCGCTGTCAAATGCTTTGCAGCTGTACTATGAAAAATTGGATAGTGATAAATCTATATTTCCCTGCTTTGACAGTTTCTATGAGTTTCTACAGACTGAGTATGTGACTGTATTGGAACGTGAGCGTGTTCAGCAGAAGGATTTCGACATCAACAACCTCCTGTATGTACTGAAACCATATTTCCGGGGCGGTGAATTTTCATACCTATTGAACGCAAGGGAGAACCTGAACCTGCTGGAAGAGCGGTTTGTAGTCGTAGAGCTGGACAATATTAAGGACCATCCGATTTTTCCTGCCGTTACGCTGCTGGTCATGGAAATGTTTATTTCCAAAATGAGGAAACTGAAAGGTGTCCATAAGGTAATTACCATAGAGGAAGCCTGGAAAGCCATTATGCGCAGCGGTATGGCGGAGTTCATGAAGTACTTATATAAGACTGTCAGGAAACATTATGGGGAAGCTATTACTGTAACACAAGAGTTGTCGGACCTGATTAGCTCCAGTATCGTCAAAGAGGCTATTATCTCCAATGCCGACTGCAAGATCCTCTTGGACCTCCGGAGATTCCAGAACAAGTTTCAGGAAATCCAGGCGATGCTTGGTTTGTCTGACAAGGCAAGAGATATGGTACTTTCTGTAAACAGAGCAAATGAGCCGGGGCGGCGTTATAGAGAGGTTTTTATTGACCTGGGCGGGCAGATAATGAAAGTATATCGCTTTGAACCTTCCCCGGAGGAATACTACGCTTATAGCACCGAAGAATCGGAAAAGATAAAAGTGATGGCGTACACTGAGAGATACGGTGGAGATATACAACGGGGCATCTCCGCATTAGTGCAGGATTTGAATTAACTGTTTAATCGTGATGTATGAAATGTGTGCATAGAATTTCGATCTGCCTTGTGCTTAGTTTCTGTCTTGTTATTCTACCCACACAAAGAAGCCATGCAATTGTTTGGGTGGTTGTGAAGGCTGCTTTAAAAAAGGTCATACGTGCAATGGACCTCCAGGTACAGCGAATTCAGAATAATACTATTGTTCTACAAAACGTGCAGAAGACGCTGGAAAATACGCTTTCCAAATTAAAGCTGGAGGAAATAGGCAGTTGGACAGAGAAGCAACGGCAGCTGTATTCCGGATACTTTGACGAACTGTGGAAAGTCAAAAATGCCATTGCTACCTATAAAAAGATAAAAGACGTTGTACAGCTACAGGTGGCGCTTGTAAATGAGTATCAACGGTCATTTCAGCTACTCAGGCAGGATAATCATTTTACACCGGAGGAAATAGAGTATATGTATAAAGTTTACTCCGGCATACTATCCGAGAGTTTGAAAAATATTGATCAGCTACAACTGGTAATTAATTCTTTCAGCACTAAAATGTCTGACGGGAAGCGCCTACAGATTATAGCTGATGCCGGCTCTCAGATCAGCGATAACTATACAGCATTAAGGCAGTTTACTACCTATAATATAGGTATCAGTATGCAGCGGTCCAAAGGTTCGAGTGAGATAGAAATGGTGAAGCGGTTATACGGACTGCAATGATCATATTAAATGGTGATGGTATGAAAATGTGCTTCTTGTTTTTATTGTTTATTACAGTCTCCCCGGCATTAAATGCACAGACTTTTGACGAATGGTTCCGCCAGAAAAAGACCCAGCGGGAATACCTGCTGAAGCAGATTGTTTTGCTACAGCAGTATATGGGCTATGCAAAGAAAGGATATGATATTGCTCAGAAAGGACTGACTACCATTTCTCAGATTAAGAACGGAGATTTTTCATTGCATAGCTTTTTTTTCCAGGCTTTGAAGCAGGTTAATCCACTTATTTCAGAGTATCCCAAAGCTGAAGCGCTACTTTCTTCTTTTACCTGGTCAGAAGCTACCTGCAGGAACACAATCAGAAAAGTGAATTCATCCGGGTTCCTCTCAGCCGGTGATGTAGAGTATGCCTTAGCTGTACTGGAGAATGTAAGGACTGAGAATGAAGAATCAATTAACGTTTTCCTGCTTGTAATCACTCCTGATAAACTTCAATTGTCTGATGATGAGAGATTAAAAAAGCTGGATGATCTATATGTTGAAGTATTGGACAGGCAGGCATTTATTGGCTCCTTTTGTGATGAGATTGGATTGTTGGAAAAGCAGCGCAGATCAGACATACAGGATATTGAGGTTCAAAAAGTACTTTATGGGTTAAAATAGATTTGTATGCGAGTATGGGGTTTTGTGATGTTGTTGTTCTTTTCTGTGCAGTTGTTTCCAACACATGCTTCCGCACAGGCAGATGAACTCGCTCAATTGGCTTTAAATATTCAAAAACTAAGTCAGCTGAAAAAGATTCTACAGAATATGTATGATGGATATAAGATTGTGAGCAAAGGATATAATACCGTTAAGGATCTTTCAAAGGGGAATTTTAATCTGCATGAAACTTTTCTTAATGAGTTGTTTGCTATAAATCCTGCCATCAGGAGTTACAGGCGTGTTCCTGAAATCATCAATTATCAGGGTGCTATTCTGAAACAGTATAAAAGTGCATTTGGTGCTTTCAGAACCAGCAATTTATTCAGTGTGGAAGAACTGGAATATATGGCTGCTGTCTACGGTCAGATAACTAATGAAAGTTTAAAGAATCTGGATGAACTGATTATGATAGTAACGGCCAACAAGCTCCGTATGTCTGATGATGAACGGCTGGAGGGTATTGACCGTATTTTTTATAATATGGAAGATAAATTACTTTTTCTCAAAGAGTTTAATTCTGGTGCGCAGATGCTGGGATTGCAACGGGCAAAAGAAAGAAATGATGTAGGCATGGTTCGTTTGCTTCATGGTATCAGTTACTAAATAATTATGTATGAAAAGTGCAGGGTTGATTTGTGTGTTCCTGGCAGCAGGAATTATTTTTCCCGGATACTGTTATGCTCAGGGAATAGCGGATAGTATCGGTGGTCTACATGGTGTGCTGGATAAGCTGTACGACGAGATGATTCCTCTGTGTAGCGATATGATTGAGATCGGTCAGGCTATTGCTGGTTTTGGTGCTATTTGGTTTATATCCAGCAGAGTGTGGGGGCAGATTGCCCGTGCGGAGCCGGTGGACCTGTATCCGCTTCTGCGTCCTTTCGTTATAGCTGTGGCTATTGGCTTATATGTGCCCCTGGTCCTCGGCGTAATGAACGGTATTATGAAGCCGGTTGCGGTAGCGACAGCGGGAATAGTTAAGAATTCTGATACGGCTATCGCGGTACTGCTGAAACAGAAGGAAGATGCGATAAAACGGTCTGATATCTATGAAATGTATATCGGTACCAACGGACAGGGAGATAAGGATAAATGGTATAAATATTATCATCCGAAAGATTCCACTAGAACAAATGAAGGCATGTTTGAAAGACTTGGCAATGATATAAAATTTAGCCTGGAACAAACCGCTTACAGTATCCGTAATTCTGTAAAACAGTTTCTTTCTGAAGCGCTACAGATATTATTTCAGGCGGCGTCACTATGTATTAATACAGTTAGAACATTTTATCTCATCGTGTTGGCGATAATGGGGCCGCTGGTTCTCGGTATGAGTGTGTTTGATGGCTTTCAGCAATCATTGATTAGTTGGGTTGGTAGGTATATAAATTATTTTTTATGGTTGCCTGTTGCTAACATTTTCGGAGCGATCATCAATAAGATTCAGATCAATATGCTGCTGATGGATATTGAACAGATAAAGAAGTATGGAGATACGTCTTTCGGAGCCAATGATACTGCTTACCTGATCTTTCTTGTCTTAGGCATCGTTGGTTACTTTACCGTCCCAAGTATCGCTGGATATATTGTTCACGTTGCAGGTAGTAACCCGATGTTGCAGAAAATAACCGGCATCGCAACTTCCGCCGCCACCGGTGGTGCTGGCATGGCAGCTTCCCGGCTCGGTCAGGGTATATCTAACGCATACAATGCTCCCAAGAACTTCAATGAGGGATATAGCGGAAAGAATCCCGGTTCCGGAGTGATGGCAGATATTGGCCGGGTTGCAGGATTAGGTGGTTCCCATTTGTATGATGAATTAGCGGGTAAGTAAATGTTGTGCCATGTTTAAACAATTGAGAAATATAGATACTGCCTTTAAATACATACGCAGTTTTACTATTGCTGTTGTTATAAGTAACATTATTATTTCCTGCTTCTGTTACTATAAAAGCTACCAGCTGGCAGCAAAAGTTCAGGGAATGATATATGTACTTTATGGAGATAAAGTGATAGAGGCTTTTGCAGATGACCGTAGAAACTACCTTCCAGTAGAAGCCAGGGCGCATGTAAAGGATTTTCACAGGCTGTTTTTTACCCTTGACCCGGATGAGAAGATTATTCAATCAAATATTGCGAAGTCTATGTACCTGGCTGACGCATCAGCGAGGGAAAAGTACCGCAGCCTTAAAGAGAGCGGGTTTTATACCAGCGTTATTTCAGGTAATGTAAGCCAGCGCATTGAGGTTGATAGCGTAAATGTGGATTTTAATCAGAAACCATATTATTTTAAATGCTACGCAACACTTCAGATCCGGAGGCCAACCAGTATCACCACCAGAAGCCTTGTTACTGAAGGTTATCTCCAGGATGCAAAGAGTACGGATAATAATTCTCACGGCTTTTTAATCCTGCACTGGTCAATACTGCGGAATGATGATATTAATGTGATAAATCGTTGAGCTATGAGGTGGAGATGGAAGGTGCCCAAGAATGAAACGGAGAATAGTCAGCAAGGTATTCTTTATAGGTGGCTGGATACTTTCATCCAGAAATATTTCCCTGCTATCAGGAAATCTACTAATCTATTTTCAGATAAATTGAACCGGCTTCCTAAAAGGTATTTGAAGGTTGTTGTTCTCTGTTTTTTTGGCATTGGTACTTGTGCTTTTGTATATATCGGACTTAGCAGAGATTCTCCGGGTAACAGCTTAAAAATTAAGCCGTATTCAATAAGCCGGCCAGCCAATATAATATCAGCCGATCCGGTATACACGCCGGCAGATTTGAAAAATAGTAGGAGCTATCGCAGCATAGTCCGATTTAGATATTATCTCGATAGTCTGAGATCAGTGCCAAATGGTGAAAGGACCATTGATAGCCTCTACGCCCGGTATCCTGGCATCTTTGATAGCCTTTTGCTGGTTGATAAAACAATAGGATTGCCCTAAATGTGTCATCGAAAAAATGTGAGTTATGGAAAAGACGCAATCATTATCAGAAGAATATTTAAGAAAAAGAAGATTTGCAGTTATTGCACCTCTTATAATATTTCCCTTTGTAACTGTCATCTTTTCCCTTTTAGGAGGCGGTAAAGGAGTTGCAGCACCCATGCAGAAAGGTAAAGACGCCTTTAATTATGAATTACCGGCGCCTATTCTTCAGGATGATAGTCGTATGGGTAAAATTGACTATTACGAAAAGGCAGATCGTGATTCTGCCCGATGGAGGGAAATAGCCAAACGAGATCCTTATTATGACAAGATGAATGGAGGCAATGCAGCCGATGTTCATGATTTAGATTTTAATAGCTATAAAAAGGAAGGCAGCGTAAATAATTCATTAAAGGATGGTGTGGTTGAATCCCCATATTCAGACAATAGTGAACCAGATAAAAATGTCATACGGGTGCAGCAAAAGCTGGCGCAGCTTAATAAAGAGCTTCAACGTAAGGAGGATATACAACCTCTCAATAAAGAGAGCCTTTTGCCCGTAAAAGATTCTCCTTCCGTTATTCCTGCGGTGCCCTCCGAGGTCGGGCAGCTGGAAAAAATGATGCAGGTATTGCAGGATGGTTCTCAGAGCGATCCGGAGATGGCAAAGCTGGACGGAATGCTGGATAAAATCCTTGACATACAGTATCCGTCTCGTATCCAGGATAAAATGAAGAAGCAGTCAGCCGAGCATAAGCAACTTGCCTATCCTGTTAACCGTTATAGCGAAGACATCGTTCCTGTATCATCCCTGCAACCCGCTCTTTCTGAACGTAACCATTATCCTGGTGATTCCCTGGTTATTGGTCATCAGCCGCCAAACAGATTTTATTCTGTTGATGATGACATAACATCCGGGGAAGAAGATAATGCTGTCTCAGCGGAGATTCCGGAGTATCAGACGTTAGTTTCCGGATCTACTGTAAAGATGCGTATCACCAGTGATGTTTATATCGCAGGTCGGTTAATACCAAAGAATAGTTGTGTGTATGGTGTTGCCTCTATTAATGGAGAGCGGTTGCAGGTGGAGATCAATTCAATAAGAATAGATAACTCCATCCTTCCAATATCACTGTCTGCCTATGATCTTGATGGCATGGCCGGTATATATATACCGGGAGCCATCGCCCGCGATGTTACGAAGAACTCCGCAGATCAGGCCATACAAGGTATACCTATCATGTCTATGGACCCGTCTTTAGGTGTTCAGGCCGCCAGCGCAGGTATAGAAACTGCGAAATCCTTACTCAGCAAAAAAGTTCGATTAATTAAGGTCAATATAAAGGCCGGTTATCAGGTATTGTTGAAGAACCGGCAGAATTGATATTTTCTTACAATAAAAATTCCTAGTGATGATGAAATGTGCAGTTGGAATTGCAGGCTTATTCTGCATAATAGGAAATGGTGCTGTACAGGCACAAACAGCGGATTATCGGGTTATTGAACCGACACGTTTATATGTCGCGTACAGTAAAACCTCAAATATTATATTCCCGTTCGCTATCAGCAGCGTTGATCGTGGCAGCAGGGATCTAATGGTCCAGAAGGCAAAGGGGGTAAAAAATATTTTGCAGGTGAAAGCTGGTAAGGAAAATTTTTCAGAGACTAATTTGAGTATCGTTACGGAGGATGGGAAGTTTTATTCTTTCCTGGTGGGGTATGACAGTAAACCATCTATTTTGAATCTGCAATTTTCTAAGTATAGTCAGGGGACCGATGATGAACCGGCACGTTTAACTAGAGATACCCTGAACGCTGCTGATGTGGAGAGGACAGCGGACTTGGTAAAGATCAGTAAAACAAAGCGCCGTGGGCCACATGACAAGAAATTTGAGATTGAAGCAAAATTAACTTCCGTCTATATTAAAAATGACCTCTTTTATTTTCAGGTATTCCTGGAAAATAAATCCTCTATTAATTATTACATCGATCAGTTAAAACTTTCCGTCAGAGATAGAAAGGTTGCCCGGCGTACAGCTAGTCAGGAGATTGACGTAGTGCCCCGTTATATTACCGGAAATTCAACTGTAGTAAAAGCCAGGGATAAAGGAGGTTTGGTACTTGCTGTCCCGAAATTTACCATACCAGATAAAAAACAACTCTTCCTCTTTCTGTCTGAAGAAGACGGTGGAAGGAACCTAAAGCTGAAAATTAAGAACCGTCATCTGGTTAATGCAATTCCTATTACCAATTAAAATCGTGTTTTATGGTAAATAACATTGAACACCGAGGTGGTGACGATAAGGTGATATTTATTCCAGACCACATTATTGATTCCTATAAGGTTGTTAAACACACCCATCCGGGACATTTGGTTTATGAAACAGGGCACCAGCTATATACTATCAGTTCTCATGAAGATTATCAGAGTGGCTACAAAGGACTGTTTGATGCTCTTAAAGACGAACCGATTCCTGTACATGGATTTGTAGCCTTTAGTCTATACGCTACTTATCAGGGTACGAAAATGAAATATGAATATGACGGAGAGATTATGGGGGATACTGGTTTCTATGTAGCCAGTGCATTTCCTCCTAACCGATGGAATGATCAGCAATGGACTGTAGAACAGGTTTATAATCCTTCTGCACCTTTTGCTCTTAAATATCCGGCAGGATATTACTCGAATGAACTCCGTTTTGATGGACCGGAGGTGTCGATCAATAAGGATATATATGATTTAATGCAGCAGGAGTACAATAATGGAAATGTCTGGATGGCGTTTGATACAAGAAAAGGTGAACTGAACGTAAATGATTTTGCCTTTTCTGTAAATAAATGGGGAGCAGAGCATAAATCAGTGAATCTGGGTGAGGAATACAGTGTTAAGGAGGTGGTAGAATTGAAATCAATCCCGATGGCAGTAAAAGGGATTATTTATGGCGCTCCTTCAGTAGAATGGTATGAAAGTGTTTCTCCCGTATTACTAACTAACAAATTTACCAGCGAAATGAGTGAGAAAGTATTGGAGTATCATAAGAATGATCTTCGTAAAATCGGTGCAGGGAATTCGCTTGATGATGCCCTGGCAATAAACACAAAAAGCGGTAAGCCGGAGTTTAAATTATATGATACAAAACAGTTCGGCGAAGACTTAGTTGTTGTCACATTTCCTTATAAACGATCTACCAGGGAAGGTAGTGACCTGGTTTTCCGAAATGGAATGGAATTATTGGTGCGTCCCAAAGTTGGGGAAATTCAGAAACAAACTTTTGTTATTGGAAAGGATGCCGGAAACATTACCATAAAAAACGCCTACAATGCTATGCAGCAGCGATCCTTTCTTCTGAATAAGGACACTAACGAATGGGCTTATCTTAATTTCAAAGAAACTGACAAACAGGGTAATCATCCTCTTGAAACTGTTAAAGGCTTTGATATTAGAAAAGTCGCAGGCCCTCTGCCAATCAACGACCTGAAAGATCCGGAAAAAGCAGAAGATTTATATGCTTCACTGGAAAGAGGGAACAGACAGCATGTGCAGGCTGGCGAAAAGTCTTTTTTTATTGAGGCACTACCTAAGCATGACACGCTACGTGTTTATACTGCCAGCCTGCAAAAATCAAGTATTGAAGAATTAAAGAAGGCTGCCGGTATCACCCAATCCACTGATCAGGCGAATAGGCAGGGAGTTGCTAACAACGCTTCTTCACAGAAGCAGGAGCGGCAAAAAGGGCCATCGATAAGCTAAACTAATTATTGTGAAATTGAAAATGTGATGATATGGAAAAAGCAAGGGACAGGATCACAGCATTGTATGCTGTCATAAAAAATGACAATAAAATCGGCGCTCCGCATTTAAGTCTTTATCTGGCCTTATTCCAGCTATGGTGTATGAATGACTTCGACGAACCGGTTTCAATAGATCGTAAAGAGGTGTTGGAACTGGCTAAAATAAGTAGATCCACCTACCAGCGATGTATCAATGACTTGCACGACCAGGGATATATTAAGTATATACCCTCTTACCATCCGATACTAGGAAGCATTGTTTATATGTCCGAGTGGACTGGTGGAAATTCTCCAAACAATGCACCAATCAGATTACATGGGTGAAAAGGACGCCGGTTTGTAGGAGTACGCCGGCCAGCGATAGTCCATGTAGATGGGGATAACCTGCCAAAGCCTCGTATGAGGCTTTGGTTATTTTATGCTTTTATAAATATCGTGCTATGGGTGTGGTTGAAATTGTGACGAAGGATGATTTAGCTAATTTTAAGAAAGAGCTTCTCCAGGAAATAGAGGCGATGTTGTCCAGGCATACGCCGGAAGAACCGAAAAGGTGGCTTAAAACGTATGAAGTAAAGAAGATGCTGGGGCTATCAGCAGGGACATTGCAGACTATGCGGAATAATGGGACGCTGAAGTTTTCGATGATTGGAAATTTGGCTTACTATGATTATAGTGATATTGCGGAACTAATGGAGAAAAGGAGAATATCTAAAGGTCGGTTGTAGGTATAATTTGTCATTTCGGTAAGAATTATTATTATTTTCATAACTTTTACCTGGCAGCAGATGCCTTTAATCACCCCAACCAAGTAGTTAAATATGAAAAGAAATAGTTTTAGTGGCCTTTTGATAGAAAATATTCAAGAGTTGTATTCTAATTTTATTACGGTAGCTCAATTGGATTCAGGGTTGAGCAAGGACGTTTATTTATCTTATGTCAATGAGAATTCAGATGAATTTAACGAGGTATTTGAGAAGTATCTTATAGAAGAGAGTAATAGAAAGTTTACAATCCAGTATGATAAATTTTTTAGTTTATGTTTGGATAATCAACGTACTAATTCTGCATTGAACAACTCTAGCCTTAGTCACTTTTTTTCCTATATTAATACTTGCCATGTTGTATTGAAGAATGTTGAGAAGGTCATCAGAGGGAATAAAGTTTCGACATCGGATGTTGTACTTTTAACTTTGTATGGATTCATGTTACGGCAGGCAGATCAAGTTGGACATATGCTTTTGTCGGGCTACAATGATGGAGCTTTAGTTCTTTGGAGATCATTTTATGAATATGCTCTAACCCTTAAATTATTATGTGATAAAGATGAGGAAGATTTAACAATGCGGTTTTATCATCATAGAATTAGAAACCTTAAAAAGCAAATGGAGAGTTATCAGGAGCGCCTTCAACCTTTAGGCTTCCGGGTTTTGGAAGATGAGAAGAAAAATGATATTAATGAATTTTTTGATGCAGTCGCTTCCCAACACGGTAAGAAGTTCTTAGATAATGAGTACGGCTGGGCGGATCATTTGTTCCCAGGAAAGAAACGTGCAACTG encodes:
- a CDS encoding conjugal transfer protein TraI; the protein is MDLQVQRIQNNTIVLQNVQKTLENTLSKLKLEEIGSWTEKQRQLYSGYFDELWKVKNAIATYKKIKDVVQLQVALVNEYQRSFQLLRQDNHFTPEEIEYMYKVYSGILSESLKNIDQLQLVINSFSTKMSDGKRLQIIADAGSQISDNYTALRQFTTYNIGISMQRSKGSSEIEMVKRLYGLQ
- the traN gene encoding conjugative transposon protein TraN; translation: MMKCAVGIAGLFCIIGNGAVQAQTADYRVIEPTRLYVAYSKTSNIIFPFAISSVDRGSRDLMVQKAKGVKNILQVKAGKENFSETNLSIVTEDGKFYSFLVGYDSKPSILNLQFSKYSQGTDDEPARLTRDTLNAADVERTADLVKISKTKRRGPHDKKFEIEAKLTSVYIKNDLFYFQVFLENKSSINYYIDQLKLSVRDRKVARRTASQEIDVVPRYITGNSTVVKARDKGGLVLAVPKFTIPDKKQLFLFLSEEDGGRNLKLKIKNRHLVNAIPITN
- the traJ gene encoding conjugative transposon protein TraJ; this translates as MKSAGLICVFLAAGIIFPGYCYAQGIADSIGGLHGVLDKLYDEMIPLCSDMIEIGQAIAGFGAIWFISSRVWGQIARAEPVDLYPLLRPFVIAVAIGLYVPLVLGVMNGIMKPVAVATAGIVKNSDTAIAVLLKQKEDAIKRSDIYEMYIGTNGQGDKDKWYKYYHPKDSTRTNEGMFERLGNDIKFSLEQTAYSIRNSVKQFLSEALQILFQAASLCINTVRTFYLIVLAIMGPLVLGMSVFDGFQQSLISWVGRYINYFLWLPVANIFGAIINKIQINMLLMDIEQIKKYGDTSFGANDTAYLIFLVLGIVGYFTVPSIAGYIVHVAGSNPMLQKITGIATSAATGGAGMAASRLGQGISNAYNAPKNFNEGYSGKNPGSGVMADIGRVAGLGGSHLYDELAGK
- a CDS encoding TraG family conjugative transposon ATPase, with the protein product MERVMEEMLPIMAVEHDCILSKNADITVAYELELPEIFTLSATDYEVLHQTFIKAIKVLPQFTVFHKQDWYINKKYSGDGEKDIDSFLSRSSTRFFNERPFLDHSCFIMLTKMVNDRRPSTSLMSNLCRKSIIPAAHQNDTVLRDFLDSAGQFKSILEGSGLMKLKRLQNEDLLSTQRKAGIIERYCNLLPDASSPFSKDILFGDDIRIGDDYLQIYTLSDAESLPGLCGSRINYDKYSSDNYKYSIGFAASLGQLLSCNHLYNQFIIIGDPAKKIQQLEKKRLRLQSLSAYSRSNAVARDAVNAFLQEAVSDQRLPVKAHFNLCTWSADKNELKDIRNQVATAFSALDASAKQETIGGPQLYWAGIPGNEGDFPQNDCFDSFCEQACCFLSLETAYKSSISPYGIRLGDRQTGKPLHVDITHEPMKLSQIANRNKIVIGGSGSGKSMFMQSLLRNYYEQGAHVVILDVGGSYAGLCKLVNGYYFSYTEESPIKFNPFFISEHDTLDIEKKESIKTLLLSLWKRESETFNQSEYVALSNALQLYYEKLDSDKSIFPCFDSFYEFLQTEYVTVLERERVQQKDFDINNLLYVLKPYFRGGEFSYLLNARENLNLLEERFVVVELDNIKDHPIFPAVTLLVMEMFISKMRKLKGVHKVITIEEAWKAIMRSGMAEFMKYLYKTVRKHYGEAITVTQELSDLISSSIVKEAIISNADCKILLDLRRFQNKFQEIQAMLGLSDKARDMVLSVNRANEPGRRYREVFIDLGGQIMKVYRFEPSPEEYYAYSTEESEKIKVMAYTERYGGDIQRGISALVQDLN
- a CDS encoding helix-turn-helix domain-containing protein: MGVVEIVTKDDLANFKKELLQEIEAMLSRHTPEEPKRWLKTYEVKKMLGLSAGTLQTMRNNGTLKFSMIGNLAYYDYSDIAELMEKRRISKGRL
- a CDS encoding DUF5677 domain-containing protein, coding for MKRNSFSGLLIENIQELYSNFITVAQLDSGLSKDVYLSYVNENSDEFNEVFEKYLIEESNRKFTIQYDKFFSLCLDNQRTNSALNNSSLSHFFSYINTCHVVLKNVEKVIRGNKVSTSDVVLLTLYGFMLRQADQVGHMLLSGYNDGALVLWRSFYEYALTLKLLCDKDEEDLTMRFYHHRIRNLKKQMESYQERLQPLGFRVLEDEKKNDINEFFDAVASQHGKKFLDNEYGWADHLFPGKKRATARDLEDLVDFGRYRAFYIKASGYAHTGFANIQEYQRDDNFALDIITLQTTDIRKLIDPMQLTIAVFHDVNISFLELLSDEVELDINIKVLKKISDNLMDSFDLKSTSNS
- the traK gene encoding conjugative transposon protein TraK, which codes for MFKQLRNIDTAFKYIRSFTIAVVISNIIISCFCYYKSYQLAAKVQGMIYVLYGDKVIEAFADDRRNYLPVEARAHVKDFHRLFFTLDPDEKIIQSNIAKSMYLADASAREKYRSLKESGFYTSVISGNVSQRIEVDSVNVDFNQKPYYFKCYATLQIRRPTSITTRSLVTEGYLQDAKSTDNNSHGFLILHWSILRNDDINVINR
- the traM gene encoding conjugative transposon protein TraM, encoding MEKTQSLSEEYLRKRRFAVIAPLIIFPFVTVIFSLLGGGKGVAAPMQKGKDAFNYELPAPILQDDSRMGKIDYYEKADRDSARWREIAKRDPYYDKMNGGNAADVHDLDFNSYKKEGSVNNSLKDGVVESPYSDNSEPDKNVIRVQQKLAQLNKELQRKEDIQPLNKESLLPVKDSPSVIPAVPSEVGQLEKMMQVLQDGSQSDPEMAKLDGMLDKILDIQYPSRIQDKMKKQSAEHKQLAYPVNRYSEDIVPVSSLQPALSERNHYPGDSLVIGHQPPNRFYSVDDDITSGEEDNAVSAEIPEYQTLVSGSTVKMRITSDVYIAGRLIPKNSCVYGVASINGERLQVEINSIRIDNSILPISLSAYDLDGMAGIYIPGAIARDVTKNSADQAIQGIPIMSMDPSLGVQAASAGIETAKSLLSKKVRLIKVNIKAGYQVLLKNRQN
- a CDS encoding TerB family tellurite resistance protein; translated protein: MRVWGFVMLLFFSVQLFPTHASAQADELAQLALNIQKLSQLKKILQNMYDGYKIVSKGYNTVKDLSKGNFNLHETFLNELFAINPAIRSYRRVPEIINYQGAILKQYKSAFGAFRTSNLFSVEELEYMAAVYGQITNESLKNLDELIMIVTANKLRMSDDERLEGIDRIFYNMEDKLLFLKEFNSGAQMLGLQRAKERNDVGMVRLLHGISY